One region of Oryza glaberrima chromosome 7, OglaRS2, whole genome shotgun sequence genomic DNA includes:
- the LOC127780497 gene encoding LOW QUALITY PROTEIN: uncharacterized protein LOC127780497 (The sequence of the model RefSeq protein was modified relative to this genomic sequence to represent the inferred CDS: substituted 2 bases at 2 genomic stop codons) → MAICKFVYEKIQTIHKTKEAISNHCLDLQFWNATGFGKDPVHHDNVDLAKTISSWSKIHYKLSQCKSVRSLTFDPICPLRHAXSFIVVIVDXESQTLYILDSNLVIPEYKNNPNMRYVRKLITICDHFNKAMRKACPGSRWNEDINLWRQIFVNNPVLDSLSGFLVHLFMCTWKNEELHLPAINDGDELRNFFLLNLLMYQQNECESNIPTGARDFLKCIKNAQH, encoded by the exons ATGGCTATATGTAAGTTCGTGTATGAAAAAATCCAGACGATTCACAAAACTAAAGAAGCAATATCGAATCATTGTCTGGACTTGCAATTTTGG AATGCTACTGGCTTTGGTAAAGACCCGGTCCACCATGACAACGTAGATCTTGCAAAGACCATCAGTAGCTGGTCGAAAATTCATTACAAACTTTCACAATGCAAATCGGTAAGATCGCTAACATTTGATCCTATATGCCCGT TACGCCATGCTTGAAGCTTTATCGTGGTCATAGTGGACTAAGAAAGTCAAACACTATATATATTAGACTCTAATCTAGTTATTCCAGAATATAAAAATAACCCAAACATGAGATACGTCAGAAAACTGATAACTATTTGTGATCACTTCAACAAAGCTATGCGGAAGGCATGCCCTGGCTCTAGGTGGAATGAAGACATCAACTTGTGGAGGCAAATATTTGTCAATAATCCGGTTCTCGACAG TTTATCGGGTTTTCTTGTTCATCTCTTCATGTGTACATGGAAAAATGAAGAACTACATTTGCCGGCTATTAAT GATGGTGACGAGctaaggaatttttttttgctaaatctACTGATGTACCAACAAAATGAGTGTGAAAGCAACATCCCTACCGGCGCACGAGATTTTCTAAAGTGTATAAAAAATGCACAACATTAG
- the LOC127780193 gene encoding uncharacterized protein LOC127780193, with amino-acid sequence MDSFMDDESDDEYYMFAGLGNDEDDKMVQSDDDTQSPNSSVLDPFDYVYSNIPQSTNVLKPEPDCKHCGAKRFQYEPPSFCFRDGKIKIVQNETPLELMRLWTSSDPDAKHFRDNIRYFNSHFSFTTLGVSLDKAFANMSSVVLNQRCYNVPVATDVTPVWVEGNERRKFEPSVTIYGNDRTRKSIQPFYGCYDPLSYPLFFPRGESGWHQGLPKDKITMEDANARNGDDPNCNSRIRVSVRDYYCYKFQMRCGIFNSILHGGRLFQQFAIDMYIKVESSRLDYVRNNQKEIRADLYQGLMDSI; translated from the exons ATGGATTCCTTCATGGATGATGAAAGCGACGATGAATACTACATGTTTGCTGGGCTAG GCAACGATGAGGATGACAAGATGGTACAATCCGATGACGATACGCAATCACCTAACTCTTCTGTTCTTGATCCGTTCGACTATGTGTATAGCAACATTCCACAAAGCACAAATGTTCTGAAGCCTGAGCCAGACTGTAAACATTGTGGTGCCAAGAGGTTCCAATACGAACCGCCGAGCTTCTGTTTTCGGGATGGCAAGATCAAGATTGTACAAAATGAAACACCTCTTGAACTGATGAGGCTTTGGACAAGCTCAGATCCAGATGCCAAGCATTTCCGGGATAACATTAGATACTTTAACAGCCACTTCTCGTTCACTACCCTTGGTGTAAGCCTTGACAAGGCCTTTGCAAACATGAGTTCGGTCGT GTTGAACCAAAGGTGTTACAATGTGCCGGTGGCAACTGACGTCACTCCTGTCTGGGTTGAGGGAAATGAGAGAAGGAAGTTCGAGCCTAGCGTGACAATATACGGGAATGACCGTACACGGAAATCTATCCAACCTTTCTACGGATGTTACGATCCCCTCTCGTACCCTCTGTTCTTCCCTAGAGGAGAGAGTGGTTGGCATCAAGGTCTTCCAAAGGACAAAATAACCATGGAGGATGCGAATGCGCGGAATGGCGATGATCCTA ATTGTAACAGTAGGATACGAGTCTCTGTAAGGGACTACTACTGCTATAAATTCCAGATGCGTTGCGGGATTTTCAACTCTATACTTCACGGCGGACGCTTGTTCCAGCAGTTTGCCATTGACATGTACATCAAGGTTGAGAGCTCCCGTCTAGACTATGTGAGGAACAACCAGAAGGAGATAAGGGCTGACCTGTATCAAGGGTTGATGGATAGCATCTAG